In one Sphingobium sp. MI1205 genomic region, the following are encoded:
- a CDS encoding glycosyl hydrolase — protein sequence MIEAAMIWNEPNNKSHWDLEIDPEWSLYADMVSRAGASIADANPAVTRVLGGMSPIDPHWVNRMRDHGALDAVDVVAVHGFPLDWNLWPIHAWPDKIAEIEAVVPDKPIWVTEVGVGSFGAEEVQVFGVNRTAQLLIDRVPRIFWYSLYDLPQEWGATTRHREAEGSSYYRHFYMGLIRADGTPKPSLDDYARVADQMGLMQWFHFEDPRLDDAVAWMKRLGVRHLRTGLSWADSFRPNAIDWFDRQMEALADFDVTVTFCFTPEHLGIAPHHSSAVHEPQAFADFCAWMIERYAPLSASLPIARTA from the coding sequence ATGATCGAAGCTGCGATGATCTGGAACGAGCCCAACAACAAGTCGCACTGGGACCTTGAGATCGACCCTGAATGGTCGCTCTATGCCGACATGGTAAGCCGAGCCGGCGCGTCGATCGCCGATGCCAATCCGGCGGTGACCCGCGTCTTGGGCGGCATGTCGCCGATCGACCCGCATTGGGTTAATCGGATGCGCGATCATGGTGCGCTCGACGCGGTCGATGTGGTCGCGGTGCACGGCTTCCCGCTCGACTGGAATTTGTGGCCTATCCATGCCTGGCCCGACAAGATCGCCGAGATAGAGGCGGTCGTGCCCGACAAGCCGATCTGGGTGACGGAGGTCGGCGTCGGTTCATTCGGCGCGGAGGAAGTGCAGGTCTTCGGAGTGAACCGCACCGCGCAACTTCTGATCGACCGGGTGCCCCGCATCTTCTGGTACAGCCTCTACGACCTGCCACAGGAATGGGGCGCAACCACGCGTCACCGCGAGGCGGAAGGATCGAGCTATTACCGCCATTTCTACATGGGCCTGATCCGCGCCGACGGCACGCCCAAGCCCTCACTCGACGATTATGCGAGAGTCGCGGACCAGATGGGCCTCATGCAATGGTTCCATTTCGAAGACCCCCGCCTTGACGATGCCGTCGCCTGGATGAAACGCCTGGGCGTCCGTCATCTGCGCACTGGCCTCAGCTGGGCCGACAGCTTCCGCCCCAATGCCATCGACTGGTTCGACCGGCAGATGGAGGCGTTGGCGGATTTCGACGTCACCGTCACTTTCTGCTTCACCCCCGAGCATCTCGGCATCGCCCCGCATCACAGTAGCGCCGTCCACGAGCCGCAGGCTTTTGCAGATTTCTGCGCCTGGATGATCGAGCGTTACGCCCCGCTATCGGCAAGCCTGCCGATTGCCCGCACCGCCTGA
- a CDS encoding TIGR04290 family methyltransferase — translation MKTVKIAARTPGEEELRRQIDELGPWFHNLRVRGVETAPDHFLGDYPAFKFARFADALPADLTGKSVLDIGCNAGFYAIEMKRRGAAEVIGLDSDDRYLAQARFAAEALGFPDIEFRNLSVYDVARLGRRFDLVIFMGVLYHLRHPLLALDLIREHVASDMLLFQTMQQGSPDVLLVPEDHPFHVPGTNQPPTFFDNPAFPRMHFIERKFAHDWTNWWAPNKACSQALLRAAGFAIEAQPEEEVYLCRVAPVPFGAEMGKAAVYPAQGPKA, via the coding sequence ATGAAGACAGTGAAGATCGCCGCCCGTACCCCCGGAGAGGAGGAATTGCGCCGCCAGATCGACGAGCTTGGACCCTGGTTCCACAATCTACGCGTCCGCGGGGTCGAAACGGCCCCCGACCATTTCCTGGGCGATTATCCGGCCTTCAAGTTCGCGCGCTTTGCCGATGCTTTGCCCGCTGATCTCACCGGCAAATCAGTCCTCGACATCGGTTGCAATGCCGGCTTTTACGCAATCGAGATGAAGCGACGGGGCGCTGCGGAGGTGATCGGCCTTGATTCGGACGATCGCTATCTCGCCCAGGCCCGCTTTGCCGCCGAAGCGCTCGGCTTTCCCGATATCGAGTTCCGCAACCTTTCGGTCTACGATGTCGCCCGCCTTGGCCGCCGGTTCGATCTCGTCATCTTCATGGGAGTCCTTTACCATCTGCGGCATCCCCTGCTGGCACTCGACCTGATCCGTGAGCATGTCGCAAGCGACATGCTGCTGTTTCAGACCATGCAGCAGGGGTCTCCCGATGTGCTGCTGGTGCCGGAGGATCATCCCTTCCATGTGCCAGGCACCAATCAGCCACCGACCTTCTTCGACAATCCCGCATTTCCGCGCATGCATTTCATCGAGCGCAAGTTTGCCCATGACTGGACCAACTGGTGGGCGCCCAACAAGGCCTGCTCCCAGGCGCTGCTCCGGGCGGCGGGCTTCGCCATCGAGGCGCAACCGGAAGAGGAAGTCTATCTGTGCCGCGTCGCCCCCGTGCCGTTCGGGGCAGAGATGGGCAAGGCAGCCGTCTATCCAGCACAAGGACCCAAGGCATGA
- a CDS encoding histidine phosphatase family protein has product MLMLSSPNEPPTTFHLVRHGTHGEFGRLLSGRAGASPLSNDGRVQAAGLANWPGMGSLNVIHASPRARAVETASIIAADRGLDIVIVPDLDEVDFGEWNGLAFAELESDPRWHEWNGYRSISRAPGGETMGAAVERAVHHMERFAAEHPGATLLCVTHCDIIRGVVAHYLGLSLDNLLRFEVDPGSITTMVIDPNGGRVTRLNEVPA; this is encoded by the coding sequence ATGTTGATGCTGTCCTCCCCTAATGAGCCGCCCACGACCTTTCATCTGGTAAGGCACGGAACGCATGGCGAATTCGGCCGACTGCTGAGCGGGCGCGCGGGCGCTTCCCCACTGAGCAACGACGGTCGCGTTCAGGCAGCGGGCTTGGCAAACTGGCCGGGCATGGGTTCGCTAAACGTGATCCATGCTAGCCCCCGCGCGCGCGCAGTCGAGACTGCGTCGATTATCGCCGCCGATCGCGGATTGGACATCGTGATCGTGCCCGACCTGGACGAGGTGGACTTCGGCGAATGGAACGGACTTGCCTTCGCCGAACTGGAAAGCGACCCACGTTGGCACGAATGGAATGGCTACCGCTCGATCAGCCGCGCGCCGGGAGGCGAGACGATGGGTGCAGCCGTCGAGCGCGCCGTTCATCACATGGAACGCTTCGCTGCCGAGCATCCAGGGGCAACGCTGCTGTGCGTCACTCATTGCGACATCATCCGGGGAGTGGTCGCCCATTATCTCGGCCTCAGCCTCGACAATCTCTTGCGATTTGAGGTCGATCCCGGGTCGATCACCACCATGGTCATCGACCCGAACGGCGGGCGCGTGACTCGTTTGAACGAGGTGCCTGCATGA
- a CDS encoding NAD-dependent epimerase/dehydratase family protein: MEKILVTGGAGFIGRAVCRELLGRGYEVRVLDCLVEQVHGEGERPADLDNQVELQRGDLRNGHAVEKALQGIDAVVHLAAEVGVGQSMYEVERYTSVNDVGTAVLFERLIDRPVRRVVTASSMSIYGEGLYRDVDGKIVQDAERGAVGDGQKNWEPLDGAGRPLTPVATPEWKRPQLASIYALNKYVQERITHIMTAPYGMEGVCLRLFNVYGPGQALSNPYTGVLAIFAARLLNGQSPMIFEDGEQRRDFVHVSDVARAFADALELPQAAGGTFNIGSGQDRSVTEVAQKLAAAMGREDIEPEIVGKARSGDIRHCFCDTRLAEDVLGFRARQEFSQGLAELAEWVALQTADDRVNQARAELEARGLVA, from the coding sequence GTGGAGAAAATACTTGTCACGGGCGGCGCCGGTTTCATCGGCCGCGCCGTCTGTCGCGAATTGCTGGGGCGGGGGTACGAGGTGCGTGTGCTCGACTGCCTGGTCGAGCAAGTTCACGGCGAAGGGGAACGGCCTGCGGATCTGGACAACCAAGTGGAGCTTCAGCGCGGCGACCTTCGTAATGGTCATGCCGTTGAGAAGGCGTTGCAAGGGATCGATGCCGTCGTCCATCTCGCCGCCGAAGTGGGTGTCGGCCAGTCGATGTACGAGGTCGAACGCTACACGTCCGTCAATGATGTTGGCACGGCGGTTTTGTTCGAGCGTTTGATCGATCGCCCGGTGCGGCGCGTCGTCACCGCGTCCTCGATGAGCATCTATGGTGAAGGGCTTTACCGCGACGTCGATGGTAAAATTGTCCAGGATGCCGAGCGCGGCGCGGTCGGAGACGGGCAGAAGAATTGGGAACCGCTTGACGGGGCCGGACGACCGTTGACCCCTGTCGCCACGCCGGAATGGAAGCGCCCCCAGCTCGCCTCAATTTACGCGCTCAACAAATATGTCCAGGAACGCATCACCCACATCATGACCGCGCCCTATGGCATGGAGGGCGTTTGCCTGCGCCTCTTCAACGTCTACGGCCCCGGCCAGGCGCTTTCAAACCCTTATACCGGCGTGCTGGCCATCTTCGCCGCCCGGTTGCTCAACGGCCAGAGCCCGATGATTTTCGAGGATGGCGAGCAGCGGCGCGATTTCGTCCATGTGAGCGATGTGGCGCGCGCCTTTGCTGACGCGCTGGAACTGCCCCAGGCGGCGGGTGGCACCTTCAACATCGGCTCCGGGCAGGATCGTTCCGTCACCGAAGTCGCGCAGAAGCTGGCCGCCGCGATGGGCCGCGAAGATATAGAACCGGAAATCGTCGGGAAGGCGCGGTCGGGCGACATTCGCCACTGCTTCTGCGACACGCGACTTGCCGAAGATGTGCTTGGCTTTCGTGCGCGGCAGGAGTTCAGCCAGGGCCTTGCCGAACTGGCCGAATGGGTGGCGCTGCAGACCGCCGACGATCGCGTCAATCAGGCGCGCGCCGAGCTAGAGGCAAGGGGGCTGGTGGCATGA
- a CDS encoding NAD-dependent epimerase/dehydratase family protein: MSRADRRPVLVTGGAGFIGCNIADRLASEGEEVLIYDSLARPGVERNLAWLEERHGAAIISEIGDTREMSRVARLVGRAKAVFHMAAQVAVTTSFIDPRVDFEVNVLGTLNVLEAARHCATPPPVIFASTNKVYGNLEDLEMPLVDGAYKPTDPTIRAHGIDESRPLDFHTPYGCSKGAADQYVLDYARSFGVPAAVLRMSCIYGQRQMGTEDQGWVAHFLISALQGRSIIVYGDGCQVRDILDVSDAVDAYLAVWRNIDRLAGQAFNLGGGVENAVSLRQILAFIGDYLERPLALETSEWRAGDQRYFVADTRMLTEATGLHVRKPWREGVVDLADWLIAERRQPTQNVEASARQTARAM; this comes from the coding sequence ATGAGCCGCGCGGACAGACGGCCCGTCTTGGTGACGGGTGGCGCCGGCTTCATCGGCTGCAACATCGCCGACCGGCTGGCGAGCGAAGGCGAGGAAGTTCTCATCTATGACTCGCTCGCTCGCCCCGGCGTCGAGCGCAACCTCGCTTGGCTGGAGGAGCGGCACGGTGCCGCTATCATATCGGAGATAGGCGACACACGAGAGATGAGCCGCGTCGCCAGGCTGGTGGGCAGGGCCAAGGCCGTGTTTCATATGGCCGCACAGGTGGCGGTGACGACCAGCTTCATTGATCCGCGCGTGGATTTCGAAGTCAATGTGCTCGGAACGCTCAACGTGCTTGAAGCGGCGCGCCATTGCGCCACGCCGCCGCCTGTGATCTTCGCCTCCACCAACAAGGTCTATGGCAATCTTGAGGATCTGGAGATGCCGCTGGTCGATGGCGCCTACAAGCCCACCGATCCTACCATCCGCGCGCACGGTATCGACGAAAGCCGCCCGCTCGATTTTCACACGCCCTATGGATGCTCCAAGGGCGCGGCAGATCAATATGTCCTCGACTATGCGCGTAGCTTCGGCGTTCCGGCCGCCGTGCTGCGGATGAGCTGCATCTATGGTCAGCGGCAAATGGGAACGGAGGATCAGGGCTGGGTCGCCCATTTCCTCATCAGCGCGCTCCAGGGACGAAGCATCATTGTCTATGGCGATGGCTGCCAGGTGCGCGACATTTTGGATGTGAGCGACGCAGTGGACGCCTATCTCGCAGTCTGGCGCAACATCGATCGGCTCGCTGGCCAAGCCTTCAATCTGGGCGGCGGCGTCGAGAATGCCGTTAGCCTGCGACAGATCCTCGCCTTCATCGGCGACTATCTCGAACGCCCGCTGGCATTGGAGACGTCGGAATGGCGCGCGGGTGACCAGCGCTATTTCGTGGCGGATACGCGGATGTTGACGGAAGCGACCGGCCTTCATGTGCGCAAGCCTTGGCGCGAAGGGGTGGTGGATCTGGCCGACTGGCTCATCGCCGAGCGGCGCCAGCCGACGCAGAATGTGGAAGCGTCGGCCCGGCAGACGGCGAGGGCGATGTGA
- a CDS encoding glycosyltransferase family 4 protein has translation MAGGHLLLTADAVGGVWQYSTDLAAALQPFGWEVTLATMGPPLSEVQRSEAAAIPNLQVVETGLELDWLATDAASVLAAETRLAELAADLRVDLVQLHTPALVSAGRYACPVVAVLHSCVATWWSAVKEGPMPADFAWRSGLVQHGLKRAMLAVAPSAAFAQMAHLHYGVVPLAVHNGRFLLVRPRAMEDSVFTAGRLWDEGKNLGVLDEVADRLALPFNAAGPVSGPGGASIRFRALQPLGTLDTGALADQLASKPLFVSAALYEPFGLAVLEAAIAGCALILSDIPTFRELWDGAAIFVDPNDAHGFVSAINETIENVAARQEAGRRAQKRARRYTPAAMAATMARHYAALQRRAAA, from the coding sequence ATGGCGGGCGGGCATCTTTTGCTCACCGCAGATGCCGTCGGCGGGGTATGGCAATATTCGACCGATCTGGCGGCCGCGCTCCAGCCCTTTGGTTGGGAAGTGACGCTGGCCACGATGGGTCCGCCCTTGAGCGAGGTGCAGAGGAGCGAAGCCGCAGCCATCCCCAACCTGCAGGTCGTGGAAACGGGGCTAGAGCTGGACTGGCTGGCTACCGACGCCGCGTCTGTGCTCGCTGCCGAAACGCGGCTTGCCGAGTTGGCGGCCGATCTGCGGGTTGACCTGGTGCAGCTTCACACGCCTGCGCTGGTGAGTGCGGGACGCTATGCCTGTCCCGTCGTTGCCGTGCTGCACAGCTGCGTAGCGACCTGGTGGTCGGCTGTGAAGGAAGGCCCGATGCCCGCCGACTTCGCCTGGCGCTCAGGCTTGGTGCAGCACGGCCTGAAGCGCGCCATGCTGGCGGTCGCTCCAAGTGCGGCTTTCGCGCAGATGGCGCACCTCCACTATGGCGTGGTGCCGCTCGCGGTCCATAACGGCCGCTTCCTCCTCGTCCGCCCGCGCGCGATGGAGGACAGCGTCTTCACTGCGGGGCGTCTCTGGGACGAAGGCAAGAATCTGGGCGTTCTGGACGAAGTGGCCGATCGTCTCGCCTTGCCTTTCAACGCTGCTGGTCCGGTCAGTGGGCCAGGTGGCGCATCGATCAGATTCCGCGCGCTGCAGCCCCTTGGCACGCTCGACACGGGAGCGCTAGCGGATCAGCTCGCCAGCAAACCGCTGTTCGTCTCCGCCGCCCTTTACGAACCGTTCGGCTTGGCGGTGCTGGAGGCGGCGATCGCTGGTTGCGCGCTCATCCTCTCCGACATTCCGACTTTTCGCGAACTGTGGGACGGCGCGGCAATCTTCGTGGACCCCAACGATGCGCACGGCTTTGTTTCGGCGATCAACGAGACGATCGAAAATGTCGCCGCCCGGCAAGAGGCGGGCAGGCGGGCGCAGAAACGCGCGCGCCGCTATACACCAGCAGCCATGGCCGCGACGATGGCTCGGCACTACGCGGCGCTCCAGCGGAGGGCTGCGGCATGA
- a CDS encoding CgeB family protein — MKIRYFTHSLLSCWNHGNAHFLRGLLRELGAMGHDVLALEPEGNWSLSNLLADHGEQGLLAFRTAYPELATHSYGPDADLDEMLDGADLVIVHEWNDPALVSRIGAKRAGGGAFTLLFHDTHHRAVSDPEAIRAFDLSGFDGVLAFGEALSDVYRRWGWGSRVWTWHEAADIRHFHPPEQEGERHGLVWVGNWGDGERTAELEDFLFRPAQEAQLALDIYGVRYPADALAMLKRYGAAYHGWAANAAAPMIFARHLATVHVPRRYYTQLLPGIPTIRVFEALACGIPLLSAPWSDSEGLFRPGRDFLFARDGAEITRHLRAISADPDLRSSLVRSGLQTIRSRHSCAHRARELMDIVESLNTPFQIVRSVA, encoded by the coding sequence ATGAAGATCCGCTACTTCACCCATTCGCTGCTGTCCTGCTGGAACCATGGCAACGCCCATTTCCTGCGAGGCCTTCTGCGCGAACTCGGCGCCATGGGGCATGACGTGCTCGCGCTGGAGCCGGAAGGCAATTGGAGCCTGTCCAACCTGCTCGCCGATCATGGCGAACAAGGACTCTTGGCGTTCCGCACCGCCTATCCCGAGCTTGCGACCCATAGCTATGGCCCGGACGCCGACCTCGACGAGATGCTCGATGGAGCGGACCTCGTCATCGTTCACGAGTGGAACGACCCTGCGCTGGTCTCCCGGATCGGCGCCAAGCGGGCAGGGGGAGGGGCTTTCACCCTGCTGTTCCATGACACGCATCATCGCGCCGTGTCCGACCCGGAGGCAATCCGCGCTTTCGACCTGTCGGGCTTCGACGGCGTCCTCGCGTTCGGCGAGGCGCTGTCGGACGTCTATCGCCGCTGGGGCTGGGGTAGCAGGGTCTGGACCTGGCATGAAGCGGCCGACATCCGACACTTTCATCCCCCAGAGCAGGAAGGCGAGCGCCACGGCCTCGTCTGGGTCGGCAACTGGGGGGATGGCGAGCGGACTGCCGAGCTGGAGGACTTTCTTTTCCGGCCGGCGCAAGAGGCGCAGCTTGCCCTGGATATTTACGGCGTGCGCTATCCGGCAGACGCCCTCGCTATGCTGAAGCGCTATGGCGCCGCCTATCATGGATGGGCGGCCAATGCGGCGGCCCCCATGATCTTCGCCCGGCATCTTGCGACCGTCCATGTGCCGCGCCGCTATTATACGCAGTTGCTGCCTGGAATCCCGACTATCCGCGTGTTCGAGGCGCTTGCCTGCGGCATTCCGCTCCTATCCGCGCCCTGGAGCGACAGCGAGGGGCTGTTCCGTCCGGGCAGGGATTTCCTCTTCGCCCGCGATGGCGCGGAGATAACACGCCACCTCCGCGCCATCAGCGCCGATCCCGATCTGCGTTCCTCGCTCGTTCGCAGTGGCCTTCAAACCATTCGCAGCCGTCACAGCTGCGCCCATCGCGCCCGTGAGCTGATGGACATTGTGGAAAGCCTCAACACGCCATTCCAAATCGTCAGGAGCGTTGCATGA
- a CDS encoding CgeB family protein produces the protein MKIAFYGSSLLSSYWNGAATYYRGILRELAQRGHQVSFYEPDAFDRQQHRDIDPPDWARVVVYPATPEALLRVMDEAAEADVVVKASGVGVFDDELLEGVMQRARPHALRLFWDVDAAATLDEMRARPDHPVRRALPGLDLVLTYGGGEQVVSAYQAMGAAECFPIYNALDSETHHPVAPDPRFSADLAFLGNRLPDREQRVEEFFLKPAARLPDQRFLIGGNGWETKAMPANVRHRGHVYTAEHNAFNCTPRAVLNVARDSMAHIGFSPATRVFEAAGAGACLITDAWEGIELFLKPGEEVLVARDGQDVADHLASLTPERARRIGQAALARVLAEHSYKLRGAQIDVILRDRCARRRQFQHVMEGA, from the coding sequence ATGAAGATCGCCTTTTACGGCTCCAGCCTGCTTTCCTCCTACTGGAACGGCGCTGCCACCTATTATCGTGGCATTTTGCGTGAGCTGGCGCAGCGGGGCCATCAGGTCAGCTTCTACGAGCCCGACGCCTTCGACCGGCAGCAGCATCGCGACATCGATCCACCCGATTGGGCGCGGGTGGTGGTCTATCCCGCAACGCCCGAAGCGTTGCTGCGTGTGATGGATGAGGCTGCGGAGGCCGATGTGGTGGTGAAGGCGAGCGGCGTGGGCGTATTCGACGATGAATTGTTGGAAGGGGTGATGCAGCGCGCGCGACCGCATGCGCTGCGACTCTTCTGGGATGTCGATGCCGCCGCTACGCTCGACGAGATGCGTGCCCGTCCCGACCATCCGGTGCGGCGCGCGCTGCCCGGCCTCGACCTGGTTCTGACCTATGGTGGGGGCGAACAGGTGGTCAGTGCCTATCAAGCGATGGGGGCGGCGGAGTGCTTTCCCATTTACAACGCGCTCGATTCGGAGACCCACCATCCCGTCGCACCCGATCCGCGCTTTTCGGCTGATCTCGCGTTCCTGGGCAATCGCTTGCCTGACCGCGAACAGCGGGTGGAGGAGTTTTTCCTGAAGCCTGCCGCCCGCTTGCCCGACCAGCGCTTCCTGATCGGCGGCAATGGCTGGGAGACGAAGGCGATGCCCGCCAATGTCCGCCATCGCGGCCACGTCTACACGGCCGAGCATAACGCCTTCAACTGCACTCCACGCGCCGTGCTCAACGTAGCGCGCGACAGCATGGCGCATATCGGCTTTTCCCCCGCCACCCGCGTGTTCGAGGCGGCAGGAGCCGGTGCTTGCCTCATCACCGATGCCTGGGAAGGAATAGAATTGTTCCTGAAGCCGGGCGAGGAAGTGCTGGTGGCGCGCGACGGTCAGGATGTCGCGGATCACCTAGCAAGTCTGACGCCTGAACGCGCCAGGAGGATCGGACAGGCGGCGCTCGCCCGCGTCCTTGCCGAGCATTCCTATAAACTTCGCGGTGCTCAAATTGACGTAATCCTGCGCGATCGCTGCGCGAGGCGGCGTCAGTTCCAGCATGTCATGGAGGGAGCATGA
- a CDS encoding CgeB family protein, translating into MKLVVLGLSLSSSWGNGHATTFRALLSAFADRGHEILFLERDVPWYASQRDLIDPPYCRLQFYQDLVDLDHWRSEIAAADAVMVGSYVPDGIAVGDYVQRHMRGVAAFYDIDTPVTLASLDEGCCEYLSPGLIRGYDLYCSFTGGPTLDRIEQHHGSPMARALYCSVDVSAYRPMEVPKRWDLSYLGTYSPDRQPTLERLLIQPARLMPEKRFVVAGPQYPDDIEWPANVERIDHLPPSEHAAFYSASRYTLNVTRADMIAAGWSPSVRLFEAGACGTTIISDVWTGLEHLLTPNREILFAWNSEQVIVALDEGRASVGAAARSRILAEHASQARARELEIYLRDAAVMQSQARMAAAE; encoded by the coding sequence ATGAAACTCGTCGTCCTCGGCCTCAGCCTCTCTTCCTCATGGGGCAACGGCCATGCCACCACCTTCCGCGCACTGCTCTCGGCTTTCGCCGATCGGGGGCACGAGATCCTGTTCCTGGAACGCGACGTCCCATGGTATGCCAGCCAGCGCGACCTGATCGACCCGCCCTATTGCCGTCTGCAATTCTATCAGGATCTGGTCGACCTGGACCACTGGCGATCGGAGATAGCGGCGGCGGACGCGGTCATGGTCGGCTCCTATGTGCCCGATGGCATAGCGGTCGGCGATTATGTCCAGCGGCATATGCGGGGCGTCGCCGCCTTCTACGACATCGACACGCCGGTCACGCTTGCCAGCCTGGATGAGGGATGCTGCGAATATCTCTCGCCCGGCCTCATCCGGGGCTATGATCTCTATTGCTCCTTTACCGGTGGCCCAACACTCGACCGGATCGAGCAGCATCATGGCTCCCCCATGGCGCGGGCGCTTTACTGCTCAGTAGATGTAAGCGCTTATCGGCCAATGGAGGTGCCCAAGCGCTGGGACCTGTCTTATCTCGGGACTTACAGTCCGGATCGTCAGCCAACGCTTGAGCGACTGCTGATCCAACCTGCGCGGTTGATGCCGGAGAAACGCTTTGTGGTGGCGGGGCCGCAATATCCCGACGATATCGAGTGGCCGGCCAATGTCGAGCGGATTGACCATTTGCCGCCCAGCGAACACGCAGCCTTCTATTCCGCGTCCCGCTACACGCTGAACGTCACGCGCGCCGACATGATCGCGGCCGGCTGGTCGCCTTCGGTCCGGCTGTTCGAGGCGGGCGCCTGTGGCACGACGATCATCTCGGACGTGTGGACGGGGCTTGAACATCTGCTGACGCCCAATCGCGAGATCCTGTTCGCCTGGAACAGCGAGCAGGTGATTGTGGCGCTAGATGAAGGCCGCGCCTCTGTCGGCGCGGCGGCCCGCAGTCGCATTCTGGCGGAGCACGCGTCGCAAGCCCGAGCGCGGGAACTGGAAATCTATCTGCGAGATGCTGCTGTAATGCAGTCGCAGGCGCGGATGGCGGCAGCAGAATGA
- a CDS encoding UDP-glucuronic acid decarboxylase family protein, translating into MTKNKNVSLVAGGAGFIGSHLCRALLDRGDDVICIDNLQTSREVNLEMLEGHRAFTFFRADIVDPLPDAVTRRRDISRIYNLACAASPPQYQADPEHTMLTSVLGTDRLLRLAEQCGARFLLTSTSEVYGDPEAHPQREDYRGWVNCTGPRACYDEGKRAAEAMSFDFARLGRADVRVARIFNTYGPNMHPDDGRVISNLVCQALSGQDITIYGDGSQTRSFCFVSDMVDGLLRLMEAPVPDLAPVNLGNPEEHRILDLLDHVVAETGTISDVRFTPLPVDDPRRRRPDIKRARNLLGWEPQVSLKDGLAITCAFFAKEIGIPARRNNIGRASNVSRAYSSSASVAAE; encoded by the coding sequence ATGACGAAGAACAAGAATGTAAGCTTGGTCGCTGGCGGGGCCGGCTTCATCGGCTCCCATTTGTGCCGAGCGTTGCTCGATCGCGGCGACGATGTGATTTGCATCGACAATCTGCAAACCTCGCGCGAGGTCAATCTGGAGATGCTGGAAGGCCATCGCGCCTTTACCTTCTTCCGCGCCGACATCGTCGATCCGCTGCCTGATGCGGTTACGCGGCGGCGGGACATCAGCCGAATCTACAATCTCGCCTGTGCCGCGTCCCCGCCCCAATATCAGGCGGACCCGGAGCATACGATGCTGACGAGTGTGCTGGGCACCGACCGGCTGTTGCGGCTGGCGGAGCAATGTGGCGCGCGTTTCCTGCTCACCTCCACCAGCGAAGTCTATGGTGATCCCGAAGCGCATCCGCAGCGAGAGGATTATCGCGGCTGGGTGAACTGCACTGGCCCGCGCGCCTGCTATGACGAAGGAAAGCGCGCGGCCGAAGCTATGTCATTCGACTTTGCTCGCCTCGGACGCGCTGACGTTCGCGTGGCGCGCATCTTCAATACTTATGGGCCCAACATGCACCCTGATGATGGCCGCGTTATTTCAAACCTCGTCTGCCAGGCGCTTTCGGGGCAAGATATCACCATCTACGGCGACGGATCGCAGACGCGCAGCTTCTGCTTCGTTTCGGACATGGTGGATGGGCTGCTCCGGTTGATGGAAGCCCCTGTGCCGGACCTGGCGCCCGTCAATCTGGGTAATCCGGAAGAACATCGAATCCTCGACCTGCTCGACCATGTCGTTGCAGAGACCGGCACGATCTCGGACGTGAGGTTCACGCCGCTTCCCGTCGATGATCCGCGTCGGCGGCGCCCCGACATCAAGCGGGCGCGCAACTTGTTGGGATGGGAACCACAGGTCTCGCTCAAGGACGGATTGGCGATAACCTGCGCCTTCTTTGCCAAGGAAATCGGCATTCCAGCGCGGCGCAATAACATCGGAAGAGCATCGAATGTCAGTAGGGCTTACTCCTCCAGCGCTAGCGTGGCCGCAGAATGA
- a CDS encoding SRPBCC family protein, protein MADTIDPARADDAPLATSKHVSAAVDSASDALIETPSGAADTLVGCTVTINRPRAELFAYWRDLTQLPTFMENVEQVERLDDKRSRWVVKAPAGKTVEWISAITEERDGEVIAWASEDGADVPNSGRVDFRDAQGDRGTIVTATILYDPPAGIIGKVIAKMFQREPAIQARRDLRRFKQLMETGEIATGARNRRLQEEGKN, encoded by the coding sequence ATGGCCGACACGATCGATCCCGCGCGTGCGGACGACGCTCCGCTTGCGACTTCCAAACATGTTTCCGCTGCGGTGGACAGCGCGTCCGATGCGCTGATCGAAACTCCCAGCGGCGCTGCCGACACGCTTGTCGGCTGCACCGTCACCATTAATCGTCCGCGCGCTGAACTTTTCGCCTATTGGCGCGATCTCACGCAGCTTCCGACCTTCATGGAGAATGTCGAGCAGGTAGAGAGGCTCGACGACAAACGATCGCGCTGGGTGGTCAAGGCACCAGCCGGGAAAACCGTCGAGTGGATATCGGCGATTACCGAGGAACGGGACGGCGAGGTCATCGCCTGGGCGTCGGAGGACGGCGCCGATGTGCCCAATAGCGGCCGGGTCGACTTCCGCGACGCGCAGGGCGATCGCGGCACGATCGTCACCGCGACCATCCTCTACGATCCGCCCGCCGGCATTATCGGCAAAGTGATTGCCAAAATGTTTCAGCGCGAACCGGCGATCCAGGCAAGGCGCGACCTACGTCGCTTCAAGCAGCTCATGGAGACTGGCGAAATCGCCACTGGCGCGCGTAATCGCCGCCTCCAGGAAGAGGGGAAGAACTGA